The Candidatus Poribacteria bacterium genome contains a region encoding:
- a CDS encoding TIM barrel protein, which produces MKIANAPCSWGVLEFELDGEAPSYAQVLDEMHAIGYLGTELGDWGFMPTDAERLRAELATRGLTMLGAFVGVALADEETHAAGETSALRHARLLADTAGDTPFIVLSDDNATTEVRTRYAGRVQPEHGLTPTQWDTFVNGVHRIAQSVRDETGLRTVVHPHCAGYIETPAEVDTLMAHTDPNLIGLCFDTGHYRFGGGDPIEAFIRHAERVWHVHFKDCHPDIAARSCKNEWDYFASVENGVFCELGKGDVDFPAFLAELRKRNYDGWIVVEQDVLPGMGSPYESAERNLRYLNAIL; this is translated from the coding sequence ATGAAAATAGCGAATGCCCCGTGTTCGTGGGGTGTGCTTGAGTTTGAGTTGGACGGTGAAGCACCCAGTTATGCGCAGGTATTAGACGAAATGCACGCCATCGGTTACCTCGGCACCGAGTTAGGGGATTGGGGGTTTATGCCGACGGATGCAGAACGCCTTCGTGCCGAACTTGCAACACGTGGGTTGACAATGCTGGGAGCGTTTGTGGGTGTCGCGCTCGCTGATGAAGAAACACATGCTGCGGGTGAAACATCCGCCCTGCGTCACGCACGCTTGTTAGCGGATACCGCCGGAGACACACCGTTCATCGTGCTTTCAGACGACAACGCCACCACGGAAGTACGTACCCGCTATGCTGGACGTGTTCAACCTGAGCACGGCTTAACACCAACACAGTGGGACACTTTTGTGAACGGTGTACACCGTATCGCTCAATCCGTCCGAGACGAAACGGGACTTCGCACCGTTGTTCATCCACATTGCGCAGGGTATATAGAGACACCAGCAGAAGTGGACACATTGATGGCACATACGGATCCGAATCTCATTGGACTGTGTTTCGATACAGGGCATTATCGGTTCGGTGGTGGTGATCCGATTGAGGCGTTTATCCGTCATGCCGAGCGAGTCTGGCACGTTCATTTCAAGGATTGTCATCCTGATATCGCCGCCCGTTCTTGCAAAAATGAGTGGGATTATTTTGCGTCTGTGGAGAACGGCGTTTTCTGTGAGTTAGGCAAAGGAGATGTTGACTTTCCCGCGTTCCTCGCGGAATTGCGGAAGCGGAACTACGACGGTTGGATCGTGGTAGAGCAGGATGTCTTGCCGGGGATGGGCAGTCCTTATGAGAGCGCGGAACGGAATCTTCGGTACCTGAATGCAATCTTATAG
- the iolG gene encoding inositol 2-dehydrogenase: MNNSSKIGVGVIGAGRIGKLHIEHLAQNVPEAELIAICSLDPAGVETLAKQFNVPKVTSDYTTLLANPQIEAVLVASATDTHVEISQAAAKAGKHIFCEKPISLDLEQIDETLAIVEKAGVKFQVGFNRRFDASFARVREAVASGEIGEPHIMRITSRDPAPPPIEYVKVSGGIFLDMTIHDFDMARYLIGDEVVEVYTVGGVRVDPQIGEVGDIDTTVITLQFQNGAIATIDNSREAVYGYDQRVEVFGSKGMIAAANPLTDTVTFSGSEGTRAASPPYFFVERYKPAFLAELQAFFACIQEGTSPPVTGADGRAPVVIGFAALKSLRENRPVLLSEI; this comes from the coding sequence ATGAACAATTCCTCAAAAATAGGTGTTGGTGTTATCGGCGCAGGACGTATCGGTAAACTGCATATTGAACATCTCGCCCAGAATGTACCCGAAGCCGAACTGATCGCGATTTGCAGCTTGGACCCCGCCGGTGTTGAAACTCTTGCAAAGCAGTTTAATGTCCCAAAGGTAACCAGCGATTATACAACGCTTTTGGCTAACCCACAGATTGAAGCAGTGTTGGTAGCATCCGCTACTGATACGCATGTGGAGATCAGTCAAGCCGCCGCGAAGGCAGGGAAACACATCTTTTGTGAGAAACCGATCTCCTTGGATTTGGAACAGATTGATGAAACCTTAGCAATTGTGGAAAAAGCGGGAGTTAAGTTTCAGGTCGGTTTCAATCGTCGGTTTGATGCAAGTTTCGCACGAGTGCGGGAAGCAGTCGCTTCTGGGGAGATTGGCGAGCCGCACATCATGCGGATTACGAGCCGGGATCCGGCACCCCCACCGATTGAGTACGTCAAGGTCTCTGGCGGGATTTTTCTTGACATGACGATCCACGATTTCGATATGGCGCGCTACCTCATCGGAGACGAGGTTGTTGAGGTCTACACTGTTGGTGGGGTACGCGTTGATCCACAAATCGGCGAGGTGGGTGACATTGACACCACGGTTATCACCTTACAATTCCAGAATGGGGCTATCGCAACGATTGATAACAGCAGAGAGGCTGTCTACGGTTACGACCAACGCGTTGAAGTTTTCGGCTCAAAGGGGATGATTGCGGCAGCGAATCCACTGACAGATACTGTCACCTTTAGCGGTAGTGAAGGTACCCGCGCTGCGTCGCCGCCATATTTCTTTGTGGAACGTTACAAGCCTGCCTTTCTCGCGGAGTTGCAAGCGTTCTTTGCGTGCATTCAGGAGGGGACATCGCCACCGGTTACGGGTGCGGATGGGCGAGCCCCTGTTGTGATAGGCTTCGCTGCGTTGAAATCGCTTCGTGAAAATCGTCCCGTTCTTTTGTCGGAAATTTAG
- a CDS encoding CBS domain-containing protein, producing MDARTLSLPISTLDYKQPATVQVGSPVSVVIDMMQEEGRGCVLVVDEDEQLAGIITERDLLQHVSGQRAAPTEFKVEQVMTPDPETLRASDPIAFALNLMHLGHFRHVPLCVWDDQEEAYPIGIISTRDILEHIAIFIENQE from the coding sequence ATGGACGCGAGAACGCTGTCTTTACCTATCAGCACTTTAGATTACAAACAACCTGCCACTGTGCAAGTCGGTTCCCCTGTTTCCGTTGTCATTGATATGATGCAAGAGGAAGGGCGAGGGTGCGTGCTTGTCGTTGATGAGGATGAACAGTTAGCTGGAATTATCACAGAACGAGATCTGCTCCAACATGTGAGCGGTCAGCGCGCCGCACCGACGGAATTTAAGGTTGAACAGGTAATGACACCGGATCCTGAAACACTACGCGCCAGTGATCCGATTGCCTTCGCATTAAACTTGATGCACCTCGGGCACTTTCGGCATGTCCCCCTCTGCGTCTGGGATGACCAAGAAGAAGCTTATCCCATCGGCATAATTTCAACCCGCGATATTCTCGAACATATCGCTATATTCATAGAAAATCAGGAATAG
- a CDS encoding M55 family metallopeptidase, whose translation MKIYILTDLEGVAMVSRFSQTREEGPQKQTAMKLLTQEVNAAVDGILDVDSDAEIVVWDGHGTGGIDVAEFHPKAKLIARGPIRPPYYLDATYDVLFFLGQHAMAGTPNAPLSHTYSSLSIEYYKLNGEMIGEFGCRAALAGTFDVPTVFISGDDKAVAEAKQLIPGIYGVETKQGLGQELALHLSPQRSRELIRETAADACRNISEIAPLKIDPPYEFEVRVLEGKSIDGYLKRGAMKIDDRTVRWHSDDLCALSI comes from the coding sequence ATGAAGATTTACATTCTAACCGACTTAGAAGGTGTCGCGATGGTATCCCGCTTCAGTCAAACCCGTGAAGAGGGTCCCCAGAAACAGACAGCCATGAAATTGCTGACACAAGAGGTAAATGCTGCTGTTGATGGCATTCTTGATGTGGATTCGGACGCAGAAATCGTCGTCTGGGATGGACACGGGACTGGCGGGATTGATGTAGCCGAATTTCATCCCAAGGCGAAACTAATTGCGCGGGGTCCCATTCGTCCCCCTTACTATCTTGACGCAACCTATGACGTACTCTTCTTCTTAGGACAGCACGCCATGGCAGGCACGCCAAACGCCCCGTTGAGCCATACATATTCCTCGTTATCAATTGAATACTACAAACTCAACGGTGAAATGATCGGAGAATTCGGATGCCGTGCAGCACTCGCAGGCACTTTCGATGTTCCAACGGTTTTCATCTCTGGCGACGATAAAGCAGTTGCGGAAGCGAAGCAGCTTATCCCCGGCATTTATGGTGTTGAAACCAAACAGGGACTCGGACAGGAACTTGCGTTACATCTATCGCCGCAACGGTCGCGAGAATTGATTCGAGAAACTGCTGCGGATGCCTGCCGAAATATCTCTGAGATTGCTCCATTGAAAATCGATCCGCCTTACGAGTTTGAAGTCCGAGTCCTTGAAGGTAAATCAATTGACGGGTATCTGAAACGGGGTGCGATGAAGATTGATGATCGCACCGTTCGCTGGCATAGCGATGACCTGTGCGCCCTGTCTATTTAA
- a CDS encoding CBS domain-containing protein yields the protein MLYDLAIDEELEQMDEDAALKAWSAQEIQILLKDLMRPIVTIDINCSTNEAIDLLLAHKIGAAPVVENGRLRGIFSERDVLNKILNKQVGDLDHIGVEEFMIADPQTAQPEDSLNTAILYMARGGYRHVPIVDTENRPLGMVSIRDAISYLVEEFPQEVLTLPPKPVRDAFKAREGA from the coding sequence GTGCTGTACGACTTGGCAATTGATGAAGAATTAGAGCAGATGGACGAAGATGCTGCGTTAAAGGCATGGAGCGCGCAAGAAATTCAGATTTTGCTTAAAGATCTGATGCGTCCTATTGTCACCATTGATATCAACTGTAGCACAAACGAAGCAATTGACCTGCTCTTAGCACACAAAATCGGTGCAGCACCTGTTGTGGAGAACGGCAGGCTCCGTGGGATTTTTAGTGAACGAGACGTGTTAAACAAAATTCTCAACAAGCAAGTTGGAGACTTAGACCACATCGGCGTTGAAGAATTCATGATAGCAGATCCACAGACAGCACAACCAGAAGACTCACTGAATACCGCCATTCTCTATATGGCGCGCGGTGGCTATCGCCACGTTCCTATTGTTGATACCGAGAATCGTCCCCTCGGCATGGTATCCATTCGTGACGCGATCTCCTATCTCGTAGAAGAATTTCCGCAAGAGGTCTTAACGCTACCTCCGAAACCCGTTCGAGATGCCTTTAAAGCCCGTGAGGGAGCGTAG
- a CDS encoding FtsX-like permease family protein: MQQRAPIEEQIDLPFVESLRISFQSLKIRFGRSIITTAGITLGIAFLVSVWTNNEIGLALQESGRQSTINTFEETTETGISTKDIWLIIMSLIVCVVGIANAMLMAVTERFREIGTMKCLGALDGFVVRLFLLESGFQGFSGALIGALIGTLGAVLLGLKDYGLDLFFYFPLLPAQPEDGAMRLGVIVIILLGCILGMILAVIGSSFPAWRAAKLPPAEAMRTEV, translated from the coding sequence TTGCAGCAAAGAGCACCAATTGAAGAACAAATTGATCTCCCTTTCGTAGAATCGCTACGGATTAGTTTTCAGAGTTTGAAAATTCGCTTTGGACGTTCAATTATTACGACAGCGGGTATTACACTCGGCATTGCTTTCCTTGTCTCAGTGTGGACAAACAACGAAATCGGCCTCGCACTACAGGAGAGCGGACGACAATCAACAATTAATACCTTTGAAGAGACAACGGAAACAGGCATTTCCACAAAAGACATTTGGTTGATTATCATGTCTCTGATTGTCTGTGTCGTCGGTATCGCGAATGCAATGCTGATGGCAGTCACAGAACGCTTTCGCGAGATCGGGACGATGAAATGTCTCGGAGCGTTAGATGGGTTCGTGGTTCGACTGTTCCTGCTCGAATCAGGGTTTCAAGGGTTTTCAGGGGCACTTATTGGCGCGCTTATCGGCACACTCGGTGCTGTGCTTTTAGGGCTTAAAGACTATGGGTTAGACCTATTCTTCTACTTCCCCCTGTTACCCGCGCAGCCGGAAGACGGAGCAATGCGACTCGGTGTTATCGTCATCATTCTACTTGGATGCATTCTGGGTATGATTTTGGCAGTCATCGGGTCATCGTTCCCCGCATGGCGCGCGGCGAAACTCCCGCCTGCCGAAGCAATGCGTACCGAGGTATAA
- a CDS encoding 2-oxoacid:ferredoxin oxidoreductase subunit beta, with protein sequence MKRKRTSRIPAGAPTLTRADFKSDQDTRWCPGCGDYSILTQTQHIMPELGIPKENIVFISGIGCSSRFPYYMNTYGFHTIHGRAPTIASGVKMANPDLSVWVITGDGDALSIGGNHFIHLMRRNFDINVLLFNNRVYGLTKGQYSPTSERGHQMYQSNPLGSLDTPFNPISLALASGATFVARSVDIDSGHLRPMLKAAFEHKGTSFIEIYQNCHIYNDDTFKLYREKELKADNTVRLEHGEPLVFGAESDKGIRLNGFQPEVVDLTDGEHTIDDLIVHDQYAEDTTLANFLSGMSDTPDMPHPMGIFRSVRHPCYEDLMTNQVRTAKERMGDGDLEALLNDGETWTVS encoded by the coding sequence ATGAAAAGGAAAAGAACTTCTCGCATCCCCGCCGGGGCACCGACTCTCACAAGAGCGGATTTTAAATCCGATCAAGACACACGCTGGTGCCCGGGTTGCGGCGACTATTCAATTCTTACCCAGACACAACACATCATGCCTGAACTCGGCATCCCAAAGGAAAACATCGTCTTTATTTCTGGCATCGGGTGTTCAAGCCGATTCCCATACTACATGAACACCTACGGTTTTCACACCATTCATGGTAGAGCACCTACCATCGCCTCTGGCGTGAAAATGGCGAACCCTGACCTCTCTGTATGGGTTATCACGGGTGACGGCGATGCACTTTCAATCGGGGGCAACCACTTCATCCACTTGATGCGCCGGAATTTTGACATCAACGTGCTGCTGTTCAACAACCGTGTCTACGGGCTCACAAAGGGACAATATTCACCGACATCTGAACGAGGCCACCAAATGTATCAGTCCAATCCACTCGGCTCATTGGACACCCCTTTTAATCCTATCAGTCTTGCACTGGCTTCGGGTGCTACGTTCGTGGCACGTTCTGTTGACATAGATTCAGGACACCTGCGTCCCATGCTTAAGGCCGCCTTTGAACATAAAGGCACCTCTTTCATCGAAATCTATCAAAACTGCCACATCTATAACGACGATACCTTCAAACTATACAGAGAAAAAGAGCTTAAAGCCGACAATACGGTGCGTCTGGAACACGGCGAACCTCTCGTTTTCGGTGCGGAAAGTGATAAGGGTATCCGACTTAACGGTTTCCAGCCTGAAGTCGTTGACCTCACAGACGGCGAGCACACCATTGATGACCTCATCGTCCACGACCAATACGCCGAGGATACTACCTTAGCAAACTTCCTCTCGGGGATGAGCGACACACCTGACATGCCACATCCGATGGGTATCTTTCGCAGTGTTCGTCACCCCTGCTACGAGGATCTGATGACAAACCAAGTCCGCACTGCCAAAGAACGCATGGGCGACGGTGACCTTGAGGCACTCCTCAACGATGGCGAAACATGGACCGTGTCATAG
- a CDS encoding ABC transporter ATP-binding protein: MPDIVVKTEDVVKEYRMGSNILRALDGINIEIERGEYISLMGPSGSGKSTLFNMIGALDQPTEGQVYIDGQNMSQLTQRQIAAFRCHRVGYIFQSYNLLPVRSAHGNVTLPLIFAGMPEKQRNERAEKLLDMVGLGDRMYHLPDELSGGQCQRVAIARALANDPSIILADEPTANLDTITGREIIDLIKRLNEEQGVTVISATHDLKMLDVSDRIVDIRDGLVERVRNRDEIEIEVGDVGGEHDGDAGAHD, from the coding sequence ATGCCGGATATCGTTGTGAAAACAGAAGATGTTGTCAAAGAATATCGTATGGGTTCAAATATCCTTCGCGCTTTGGATGGCATCAACATTGAGATTGAACGCGGGGAGTACATCTCGCTAATGGGTCCCTCCGGTTCGGGGAAATCCACACTCTTTAATATGATCGGCGCACTCGATCAGCCGACAGAGGGGCAGGTTTACATTGATGGGCAAAACATGTCACAACTCACGCAAAGGCAGATTGCGGCATTTCGGTGCCACCGTGTAGGCTACATTTTCCAGAGTTACAACCTGCTGCCTGTGCGGAGTGCGCACGGAAATGTAACACTACCGCTGATTTTTGCTGGCATGCCAGAGAAGCAACGTAATGAAAGAGCGGAGAAGCTGCTGGACATGGTGGGTTTAGGGGATCGGATGTATCACCTTCCCGATGAACTATCAGGTGGTCAATGTCAGCGCGTCGCTATCGCCAGAGCACTCGCCAACGATCCGAGCATCATCCTTGCTGATGAACCGACAGCAAACCTTGATACCATCACAGGGCGCGAAATTATTGACCTGATTAAACGCTTGAATGAGGAACAGGGTGTCACTGTCATTTCTGCAACACACGACCTGAAGATGCTCGATGTTTCTGACCGGATTGTGGACATCCGTGACGGGCTCGTGGAACGTGTCAGAAATCGAGACGAGATTGAAATCGAAGTCGGTGATGTCGGTGGTGAGCATGACGGCGACGCGGGTGCACACGACTAA
- a CDS encoding 2-oxoacid:acceptor oxidoreductase subunit alpha: protein MRKPVEQIEEATILFAGDSGDGSQTIGTQMTETTALIGNDVATLPDYPAEIRAPAGSLAGVSGFQLHFSSEQIHTPGDLCDVLVAMNPAALKVHLNKLKPNGILIVNVDNFADRNLRLAGYESNPLEDDALTKYQVFKVELTQLTRKALETTNLTTGEIDRCKNFFALGMILWFYNRPMEYTMKWIKVKFAKKPEYIESNILALRAGNTYCEATEQFAVSYDVKPAVFEPGTYRNIEGNMATVLGLVAASHQSGLPLVYGSYPITPASDILHGLAQYRNFGVVTMQMEDEIAAVGVAIGAAFSGALGVTGSSGPGLALKSEAINLAMIAELPIVICNIQRAGPSTGMPTKTEQSDLLQMFYGRNGESPVPIIASSRPYDCFEAVYEACRIAVKYRTPVIFLSDLYIGMGAEPWKIPQLSELPEIRANFAVSADTNNGFEPYLRDPKTLARPWAKPGTSGLEHRIGGLEKSDVTGHVSYDAENHEKMVEIRAEKVARIADDIPPTEIFGAQEGEILLLGWGGTYGAIRTVVENCVAEGLPIGHVHLRHLNPFPNDLDDILQRFKKILIPELNSGQLLQLIRSTYLINAVGLNKVQGQPFHVFELHAKIDEILKEIGHL from the coding sequence ATGCGTAAGCCAGTAGAGCAAATTGAGGAAGCGACAATTCTATTTGCTGGCGACTCCGGCGATGGGTCACAGACCATTGGCACGCAAATGACAGAAACCACCGCCCTCATTGGTAACGATGTCGCTACACTCCCCGATTACCCCGCCGAGATTCGCGCACCTGCAGGATCGTTAGCAGGGGTGTCCGGGTTCCAACTTCACTTCTCAAGCGAACAGATTCACACCCCTGGAGATCTTTGCGATGTCCTCGTCGCAATGAACCCCGCTGCCTTAAAGGTTCACCTCAATAAACTTAAACCCAACGGTATCCTCATTGTAAATGTCGATAATTTTGCAGACCGTAATCTACGCCTCGCGGGGTATGAAAGTAATCCACTTGAAGACGATGCCCTTACAAAATATCAAGTTTTCAAAGTCGAACTCACGCAGCTCACCCGAAAAGCACTCGAAACAACGAACTTGACAACAGGAGAAATTGATCGGTGTAAAAACTTTTTCGCACTCGGTATGATCCTTTGGTTCTACAATCGTCCGATGGAATACACGATGAAGTGGATCAAGGTGAAGTTCGCTAAAAAACCTGAGTACATTGAATCAAACATCCTTGCACTCCGCGCAGGAAATACCTATTGCGAAGCCACTGAACAGTTTGCTGTCTCCTATGATGTCAAGCCAGCTGTTTTTGAACCCGGCACTTACCGAAATATTGAGGGCAATATGGCAACAGTGCTGGGACTTGTCGCAGCTTCACATCAATCCGGTTTACCGCTTGTGTACGGCAGTTACCCGATAACGCCCGCCAGTGATATTCTCCACGGGCTCGCCCAGTACCGAAATTTCGGGGTCGTCACAATGCAGATGGAAGATGAAATCGCCGCCGTTGGGGTTGCAATCGGTGCTGCCTTTAGTGGTGCGCTCGGCGTTACCGGTAGTAGTGGCCCGGGTCTCGCACTCAAATCGGAGGCGATTAATCTCGCCATGATTGCCGAACTCCCAATCGTGATATGTAACATTCAGCGTGCAGGTCCTTCAACGGGAATGCCAACAAAAACAGAACAATCGGACTTGTTGCAAATGTTTTATGGCAGGAACGGCGAATCGCCCGTTCCGATCATTGCCTCGTCTCGTCCTTATGACTGTTTTGAGGCGGTCTATGAAGCCTGCCGTATCGCCGTGAAATATAGGACACCGGTGATCTTTCTCTCCGATCTCTACATCGGGATGGGAGCTGAGCCGTGGAAAATCCCTCAACTCTCCGAATTACCAGAAATTAGAGCAAACTTTGCAGTGAGTGCAGATACCAATAATGGATTTGAACCTTATCTACGCGATCCGAAGACTTTGGCGCGTCCGTGGGCAAAACCCGGCACCTCCGGCTTAGAGCACCGCATCGGCGGTTTAGAGAAATCAGATGTGACGGGACACGTCAGTTACGATGCCGAAAACCACGAGAAAATGGTGGAAATCCGAGCAGAAAAGGTTGCTCGCATCGCGGATGACATTCCACCTACCGAGATATTTGGAGCACAGGAAGGCGAAATTCTCCTGCTGGGTTGGGGTGGCACCTACGGCGCAATCCGAACCGTAGTGGAAAACTGCGTTGCTGAAGGACTCCCGATAGGACACGTGCATCTCCGGCATCTCAATCCTTTCCCAAATGACTTAGACGACATTCTACAGAGATTCAAAAAGATTTTAATTCCCGAACTCAACAGCGGTCAGCTCCTCCAACTCATTCGTAGCACCTATCTCATCAATGCAGTCGGACTTAACAAGGTGCAAGGACAACCCTTCCACGTTTTTGAGTTGCATGCCAAAATTGACGAAATACTTAAAGAAATAGGACATCTTTAG
- a CDS encoding LamG domain-containing protein, producing MKTSFMFRFLMLGLMLTGVTLTSYAQSVSDADLIIYYSFNEDTQDGDDVLDGSGNGNHGFLHGDDLQIVSGKVGGAMELPGNASQYISVREHMYAEPFAEITLAVWVKTSVRGMVASWDRSEFFRFAVGDDVGGNNGTTFVAFDTCCPCCHDWFGKTDVADDQWHHIAATFDGQMKRIYVDGKLDDQIEAPAEVIGAGAARFGFIGIGSEAGAFDANVGPTWAYNGLLDEFLLFHRPLSEDEIAHLATAPEDPFVDATTSVDPTDKVSTTWGSLKSAYK from the coding sequence ATGAAAACTTCTTTTATGTTCAGATTTTTGATGTTAGGTTTAATGTTGACAGGAGTGACACTGACAAGCTACGCACAGAGCGTTAGTGACGCAGATCTCATTATTTACTATAGTTTCAACGAGGACACCCAGGATGGGGATGATGTCCTTGATGGATCCGGCAACGGGAATCATGGTTTCCTCCACGGCGATGATTTACAGATTGTATCAGGCAAAGTGGGAGGGGCTATGGAGCTCCCGGGGAATGCCTCCCAATACATTTCGGTGCGGGAGCACATGTACGCAGAACCCTTCGCGGAAATAACCCTCGCTGTTTGGGTTAAGACGAGCGTAAGAGGGATGGTCGCTTCGTGGGATCGAAGTGAATTCTTCCGTTTCGCTGTAGGCGATGATGTCGGCGGAAACAACGGAACAACTTTCGTGGCTTTCGACACTTGTTGCCCGTGTTGCCATGACTGGTTCGGGAAAACAGATGTCGCCGACGATCAGTGGCACCATATAGCCGCAACCTTTGATGGTCAAATGAAACGTATCTATGTTGATGGGAAGTTAGATGACCAAATTGAGGCACCGGCAGAAGTCATCGGTGCTGGCGCTGCACGGTTCGGGTTCATCGGGATCGGTTCGGAGGCAGGTGCGTTTGATGCTAATGTCGGACCTACATGGGCATACAATGGGCTTTTGGACGAGTTCCTACTGTTCCATCGACCACTCAGTGAAGATGAGATTGCACATCTCGCCACTGCACCTGAAGACCCGTTTGTCGATGCAACAACCAGCGTTGACCCCACTGACAAAGTGAGTACAACATGGGGTAGCTTGAAGTCTGCGTATAAGTAA